Part of the Amblyomma americanum isolate KBUSLIRL-KWMA chromosome 7, ASM5285725v1, whole genome shotgun sequence genome, TGGAGTAAACCTAACCAGAATTGTACAGTCACGTCAACACGTCCAAAACAAAAACGTGGCGCGAGGGCAGTAGTGTGTAAGCTTCAATATCGAAAGTTGGAGCCGGATGTTCAGTTTAATACAGCCTTTATTTGGTACAATGTGTACATTTATGGTACGCCGCAGATGGGTCGGCTAAGCTGCAGTGTCGATGTTTTATTGCGTACATTGGCCGAAGCGGTGGGGGCGCAGAAGTGTGTCTGGCTCCCGGCGCCGACCGGAGCAAGGCACGGGGACTGCaaaaaaaagagctaaatcaGTCAGAAAAAACTTggaagacgcttaagctccgccttaagagtgaaaCACGATAGCATCTGGTATTTTTACCATCCACATGATGGCATCGCTCCGCACTGCTCCTAGAGGCCCCCGTGCGCAATGGAAACTTCCGACTCCGCATCCTCAAGGACGaacgatgacgtcacactcactcgcagcgctcctggtggcctccgCGAGAAACGGAAAGATTGCGCAAGGCTTTTCCCGCACTAACGACGCGTCAGCCTGCGGCAGCGGCGATAACGACGACGACGCGGACTTTTCAGCCTACGAGCTCCTTAACCTAGATTAAAAGCGTTAAAAGCGTAATCGGAGAGTTTGCGCAAGCGGCAATCTACGCCGAATGTCAACGCTACCTGTTGGTGCGTCCCGTCTGGAACACTCACGCAGCAAAGCCGAGTCTGAAACGCCAGAAGTACGACAGGCACGTCTCGCTAAACGGTGTGAAAATGAAGCTGAACAGCGACGTTCGGCCATGTCAGCTGAGAGCAGCCAAGATGGTGAAAGTTTGGGAATTGCTGAGCAGTTGCGAAGgaataatgaaaaggccagagccAAACGAGCTAGTGAAACACCCGAGCTAAATcataggctaaatcataaagcataaccataagctaaaccataagcatcaccgaaccttttTGCTTCGAGATATCCGGGCTTATAACCTTAGGTAAGCCCCGCCAATTTTTGCTCTGTGGGAAAAGCGTGCGAGAACTTCATAGCTCAAGTCTTTTCTGTTTCTACGAGTGAGGTTTTGGCTGCTGCCTACTACATGCCAGTGTCTAATATGgtgttgcccttcggcctctTTGCAAAAATGTCTATACGCTGTCCGCATGTGTGAGCGAGTCGAGTGAGGCACCGATGCCCCTTCAAGGTTAACTGAACTATCGCCTGACACCTATTGTATGCTATCTTCACTTGTTCAGGTGTGCCACCTATGCCGTCTGCACATATCTGGAGAGTTGGTGCCATCGTGGTCCACGTCGAAATCAGCGAATAGCGACGCACATGCCAAGGTGGCTTCTCCTCCTTCTCCCTTGACTGCTCATTGGGTTGCTGTCCTACAAATCACCGCGAAGTGCGAGCGCATTTGATGGAAAGCAGAACTTGCCCGTTACGTCAATGGCTGATGCCGGGTCAGGGTGAGGGCACGCCGCCGGGCTCGTCAGTGGTAGAGCGGCGCGTAGGGCAGCTTCACGAGGGCGGGTGCGGCGTGCAGCTTGATGAGGGGCGGCGGGTGCACCGAGTGGAAGTAGGAGTAGCTGACGGCCGTGGGCACCTTGGCCACCACGGGCGTGTACACGGGGGCCACCACCTTGGGCACCACCAGGGCGGGCGCCGCTCCGTAGCCGTATGGAAACAGTCCGGGGTAGCCCGCGTGCACAGCGCACAGGGACCCCAGGAGCACGACGGCGGCAACGGTGAGcgcctgcgcatgcgcgcgccgcCAGAGGTTGGCATCACGGAACTGTAAGTGTGCCGGCTCTTTAGAGTGGAAGCGGCACTGCGCCATCATGCACACCTCCACATTCTTGCTAACCGTGCCAGCAGCCATTATGGTAACCCCTCTTTTGGCACGTTAatcacttggacattcggcggcgagagcaagcggaatccgcggccgccgaaatgctgcctcgttcacacttcccggcatCCGCGTCTCCGCTCAttgtctgtgtgtcgtctgctcacggcgtacacagatgtggcaagaggttaatcgatgctgtatATGTACCATAACCCTATGCACACTTACGTACGCTAAATTCAGCTATTTTgccggacgttacgccatttctaacattctcgctTTTAAAAAGATAAGAGTAGCCTAGTGgagccatctggtggttaggagaggaatcattgtcaacaaaccgacgcccctcttaagcctaaaaggggaagagtcgtcacccgaaataaaaaaataaagcaaatttatcgctcaaacgttttcttatgggcgagatgagacaaagcgaaagaccgctggctcttttatggccagtgaacgcgctgaaaaatgCAGTAACTGCGACGAATTCAGCCCGAAGCGAGGCGTCTTgaatcgaagggcgccgccatgcttgtcgccgcgggtactcgccttcctattagCTGACCAGATCCGGCGGATTTTTTTGCGGCGGCAGAATTCGGACATAGCCTATGAGGAAAAATCCGGCAGCAGCGTTACTTTCAGATCACGTGATTCTAAACGTGCCACGATGGCCACTAGAGGCAGCATTTTCGCAAAGTTTGTAACATCAGGGTGTTCAAAAGTACGAAAAACATTCTCTTTAAACAGATACCAATGCTTGTTGAAGCTGACAGTCGTCGATTTTGAGTATCTTTTTATGCAAGCATTTGTGGCAGTACCATGATGCTGCCGCAGAGGGTTATCAGAAGCTCATTTCCGTGATTTTACCCCTTGATAGATAGGCGTGCACTGCGTCGAGGAAATAATCACTACCGGTGCTGCGTTCTGTAAAGGCTATTTTCCCCGCGATTTTTTCTTTCGCATTCTACCGTTTTCCGTTGCAACTGGTGACGTCATGACTGACGGCTAAACGACCAAAACCATTCGCCGGATCCAGTATAGTAGTGATGGCCTACTAACTAAAATTAAGCAAAATAGTGAATCGCGAAAATCACTGCCAAGAAATACGGCCCCCGGCCCCCGACAACGTCAATGGCCTAGTATATTAAACACCTGTCCTGGTTGGACTTGTTTTGGCTTTCGGAGGGCCGTGGCGATACGATAGGCACAAGCGCAACTATTAAATGCCCAGGAGAAGGGGGGCAGTTGATTGGCATGCATTAAAACTACGAGAAGCATCAATGACAGTCTGCTTCTGCGGCGGCGGGCTGCTAGCAAAGCGTCAGAGAGGAGCGGCGGCGTATGTAAATATGTGGACAGCTTCTGTAAAAATGTCACAAACCTGCGAAGAAAAACTTAAAGAACGCAATGACTTGCAGCCGCCAGGTCTGCAGTAGTCTTCATTCTGTCGAAATACTCAACCAAATGTCAAGGACAGAAAGAGTCCTAAGTCTGACCGTGCACAGACCAATTGCGTCCCTTAAGGCCATACTAGCCGAGCTGTATGCTCGCATAAAAACGTTCCCTTTCTCGGAACTTATCTGCAAAGTAAAAACCTGGACTTATCATAGTATTATCACAAGCCTTGTTATGTTGTCTGCAGAGCAGACGCCTCTTTCAGAGACCCCCGATTAACCCAGTCCTGCTTCAGAGTGGACCACAGACTTCTTAAAGGGAGATGGACAACTCCATGCAATTATTGCTCTTAATCAATattacttaagctccgccttaagcgcaTGACGTGACTGCGTTAGTGAGTTAATGCCCACAGATACGGAATTGGTccttctcaactttacattcatagagtcctgggagtcctcataccactcctggggcagtggtgcagcggttaagggttgcgtcactgccttgcgatggcattACTGCCACCGGAGGGACTTGTGAGACTCGGGTTTCTCTTCCCGTAACGTCTtgctaccaatcattaatttaagttCTACTTGCCAGGGTGGTCAGTTTGGTCACAATCCGGTGAGcgagttgtgatgacgccacaaggtcacgtgacctaaatggcCCACCTAGTTTGGTTCTCCGGAGATTTTTCACTCGCAACGCCGACGACAGATTTTCTGCGGCACGAGGTTCTTAACGCAACAGCGCTAAGATTGATTCTTTGgctttttctggctatgttgTCGCCTGTCCGGCAGCAATCGGCGAGGAAATCGAGTTTAAAAATCTCCCCGCCAGTTGATTGAAATTCATGGCATCCTTACCGAAAAGGACAGGAGGtggccaccgttttgaagtgaacggAGGTGTGACGTAGCCTCTCGGATCCGAGCCCGAAAATCAGTatcgacgcacgcattttacttgaGATATCTGCCGGTGATGGCGGCACCTGTACTTCGTTTCTTGGTCTTTTCtatcttataaaagctccgttttggCTGAGGGCGGTCTCTGTGTGATTATAACGCAGTAGCCTATCGATACAGGGTCACTTTATTTGTCCTCATTTTCCCCCTAAACTCATATGTCCACTCGGCTCCCTGCCGTCCCTTGCTACCTATTCCTTCTATTGGGATCCACTTCGATACTTTAGCGAATGATCGGTTACCTGTTTTCCTCATTGCGTGTTCTGTCCATGTCCATTTTCTCTTCTCGATCTGAGCTAGAATTCTATTACCTCGTGTTTAATTCCGAGCCGGCGCTTATCTGTTTCCATCTCTTGCATCCAGTATTCATGTCGACCTAGTCAGGCTGGCCCCCATCGCACACctgtctattttttttaattggcgtACGTAACACACGAATGAACAATCACACCCACATGTGGCGAAATCTAGGTACCTAAACTAAGGCGCGCGGGCAAGTTTATTGCAGCAAAATAAATTTATCACAGTCTACTCCTACGGCGTCCAGTTATTGCGCACCGTATACACAGCAAGCATTCAGCTGCTGAAATAAGAGGACATAAGCGAGGTTGGCTGCGTGTTCTTCCATGTCGCATCGCTTTCCTTGCTATCAAATTTATTTCGCAATGTAGACCCACGCAGACGCGCCCATTCATCACAGGACACGTGTCTATAGCCTGGTCGAAGGTAACGAGTTCGATTCCCACAAGTAATACAAATTACTGACAGGCAGGAAAGGCTGTGCTTTTGCGATAGTCCAGTCAACCTAAGGAAGGACGCGACTTCGCTTCCTGTGAGGGCTGTGTCAGCGGATGGTAGAGGATCACTCACGGCTTTCATGGTGCTGACGGTCGTTGGCTCTCAAAACCCAACAGGATGGATGCTGGAGGACTCTTCCGTACGATGCCTCTGGAGTGCTTCCGGTGCTTGTCTTGTCCGTGCCTTTTATACAAATCTCCCCATTCTCCTCTCTTCCTCGACACGCCGTGGTCCACCACGCTTGTCCGGCTCGTGTCGGCCAGCGCAAAAACGCGTGCACCTCCTCCCCTCTGGCTACCCTTCCCCTCACGCTCGGATCGTGGAGAGAGATGCGAAGAGAAGCATAGACCAACGCCGAGCGAAGCGGTGGGCAGTTTTAAAAGAAGAGGTGAATAAGAAAGGAGGtggaaggtgtgtgtgtgtggcttggAGAGGGGGAGGGGTGTCTCTATTCTGCTGTGCGTTCATTTGCACCGGATGAAAAGAACGGGCTGACTTCCAACCCTCCCCATCTTCCgccttcgttctttttttctttttctcattcttTCAACTCTGCgtgccttctctctctctcttccttggCAGCCCCGCAGAAGCCGGCGTTGTTTAGGCGCCTCGTAACGGTGTCCCGAGACAGTTACGAGCGTCCGAGCAaactttcctgtttttttttttcttttgaaacccTTAACTCCTGCTACCGTTTCTTTGGAGATAGGAACGCAACCTCTGTCGCCTACAAAGCATGCCTACTGCTTTGCACTCGAAAGACATCAGCGAGTCCACTGTCACGAATCGTGTCACTGCCCCGATAAAGTTTAAGTTTGTGGCTCCGTGCGTGAAACACGATGGAGGACACAGGACGTGCCCCTAAGATGTCTAGTCGAGAAGGCTCCTGTATTTTCTGAACGTCTAATATACTACTGTTTTTAATTCTGGAAGACATCAGCCGCATATCTGTGGTTTCGAGGAACAGTAATTATGCACAGAAATATTGAGCTTAAAAagcaatattgtttttttttgttatcctgtaccactgttttttatttttatgagatAACGAGTTGACCAGAGTTGTGGTAAATCTAAAAAAGATACGAGACGATTGGCTGTGAGAAATACTTTTGTGTCACTATTGTGTGTGCACGAACTATTGTGAACTCCAAGCACGTAATAGGCTTGCAGAAAACATGTGCCAATAAAATATGACGTAAAAACCGCACTGAAGTTAGTTATACCATTGGCAAGAATCAAAATGACCCTGCCTAATAAGGCATAGCAGCCTGTCTCGTTAACGCAGCGCTGTCTCAATCTTTACTTTGTCAGGCCAAAACGAAACCGACAGGAGCGcattcatgtaaaaaaaaaagcaagcgtgAATCATGGATCAGCCGCGCTCCCATAACCACTTAACAACCACATCACGAACAACAAGAATGCACCCTTTGATATACAGGCAAGGGCAAGAAGACAACTCGGCCCGGTGACAGCGAACGGACGTCTGGGTGTGGCT contains:
- the LOC144097006 gene encoding uncharacterized protein LOC144097006, which translates into the protein MAAGTVSKNVEVCMMAQCRFHSKEPAHLQFRDANLWRRAHAQALTVAAVVLLGSLCAVHAGYPGLFPYGYGAAPALVVPKVVAPVYTPVVAKVPTAVSYSYFHSVHPPPLIKLHAAPALVKLPYAPLYH